Proteins from a single region of Lampris incognitus isolate fLamInc1 chromosome 16, fLamInc1.hap2, whole genome shotgun sequence:
- the rps6ka1 gene encoding ribosomal protein S6 kinase alpha-1 isoform X2 produces the protein MKVLKKATLKVRDRVRTKMERNILADVNHPFVVKLHYAFQTEGKLYLILDFLRGGDLFTRLSKEVMFTEEDVKFYLAELALGLDHLHGLGIIYRDLKPENILLDEEGHLKLTDFGLCKEAIDHEKKAYSFCGTVEYMAPEVVNRQGHIHSADWWSFGVLMFEMLTGTLPFQGKDRKETMNLILKARLGMPQFLSAEAQSLLRALFKRNPANRLGSGADGVEEIKRHCFFATIDWNKLIRKEIKPPFKPAVARPDDTFYFDSEFTSRTPKDSPGVPPSAGAHQLFRGFSFVASSMLEEEGSDEPTQLPPHPVVQHLHGKNLLFSDGYLLKEDIGMGSFSVCKRCIHKATNTEYAVKMIDKTSTDPSEEIEILLRYGQHPNIITLKDVYDNGKQVFLVTELMRGGELLDRILKQKFFSEREASAVLHTIAKTVEYLHSQGVVHRDLKPSNILYVDESGNPESIRICDFGFAKQLRANNGLLMTPCYTANFVAPEVLKRQGYDEGCDIWSLGVLLYTMLAGFTPFANGPEDTPNEILSRIGSGHFSLTGGNWDAVSDTAKDLVSKMLHVDPHQRLTAKQVFKHPWIMQRDQLPNSQLPHQDPKLVKGAMAATYSALKNSQPTPELKPIESSFLAQRRVKKLPSTSL, from the exons ATGAAGGTGCTCAAAAAAGCAACGCTCAAAG TGAGGGACCGGGTGAGGACCAAAATGGAAAGAAACATTCTGGCGGATGTCAACCATCCATTTGTTGTCAAACTGCACTACG CGTTCCAAACAGAGGGGAAGTTGTACCTGATCCTGGACTTTCTCAGAGGAGGCGATCTCTTCACCAGACTGTCCAAAGAG GTGATgttcacagaggaggatgtgaagTTTTACCTGGCAGAGCTGGCATTAGGTCTGGACCACCTCCATGGCCTGGGGATCATATACAGAGACCTCAAACCTGAGAA CATTCTGCTGGACGAGGAGGGACACCTCAAACTTACAG ATTTTGGCTTGTGCAAAGAAGCCATTGACCATGAGAAGAAGGCCTACTCTTTCTGTGGTACAGTGGAATACATGGCGCCAGAGGTCGTCAATAGGCAGGGACACATCCACAGTGCCGACTGGTGGTCATTTGGCGTACTGATG TTCGAGATGCTGACAGGCACCTTGCCATTCCAAGGGAAAGACCGCAAAGAAACTATGAACCTGATTCTGAA GGCACGTTTGGGAATGCCTCAGTTTCTCAGCGCTGAAGCCCAGTCTCTGCTTAGGGCTCTGTTCAAGAGGAATCCTGCCAACAGACTGG GGTCTGGTGCTGACGGTGTAGAGGAGATCAAGCGACACTGCTTCTTTGCCACCATTGACTGGAAT AAACTCATCCGCAAAGAGATAAAGCCTCCTTTCAAGCCAGCCGTGGCTCGTCCAGATGACACCTTCTACTTTGACTCAGAGTTCACCTCCCGCACTCCTAAAG ACTCCCCTGGCGTGCCCCCAAGTGCTGGAGCCCACCAGCTCTTCAGAGGTTTCAGCTTCGTTGCCTCGTCAATGTTGGAGGAGGAGGGATCAGATGAGCCAACCCAGCTACCACCGCACCCTGTGGTCCAG CACTTACATGGGAAGAACTTGTTGTTCAGCGATGGCTACCTGTTGAAGGAGGACATTGGCATGGGATCCTTCTCAGTCTGCAAACGTTGTATCCACAAAGCCACTAACACAGAATATGCTGTTAAG ATGATTGACAAGACCAGTACAGACCCCTCTGAGGAGATTGAGATTTTACTTAGATACGGACAGCACCCAAACATCATTACACTAAAAGAT GTTTACGACAATGGTAAGCAGGTGTTCCTGGTGACAGAGCTGATGCGTGGGGGAGAGCTGCTGGATCGGATCCTCAAGCAGAAATTCTTCTCTGAGAGAGAGGCCAGCGCTGTGCTCCACACCATCGCCAAGACCGTGGAGTATCTCCATTCACAGGGG GTGGTACACAGAGACCTGAAGCCCAGTAACATTCTGTACGTTGATGAATCAGGGAATCCCGAGTCGATCAGGATCTGTGACTTTGGCTTTGCCAAGCAGCTGCGTGCCAACAACGGCCTGCTGATGACCCCGTGCTACACTGCTAACTTTGTAGCTCCAGAG GTGTTAAAACGTCAAGGCTATGATGAAGGATGTGACATCTGGAGTCTTGGAGTTTTGCTGTACACCATGCTGGCTGG TTTTACTCCTTTTGCCAATGGACCAGAGGACACACCAAATGAAATCCTGAGCAGGATAGGCAGTGGTCACTTCAGTCTGACTGGAGGCAACTGGGATGCTGTCTCTGACACAGCCAAG GACCTGGTATCGAAGATGCTTCATGTGGACCCCCACCAGAGACTAACAGCCAAGCAGGTCTTCAAACACCCCTGGATTATGCAAAGAGACCAACTGCCCAACAGCCAGCTACCACACCAGGACCCTAAACTGGTCAAG GGCGC